From one Pecten maximus chromosome 8, xPecMax1.1, whole genome shotgun sequence genomic stretch:
- the LOC117332163 gene encoding uncharacterized protein LOC117332163, with translation MARGDCCPDVYFALPPMACVNTTLLITTSPTFNLEPKPPSYEVVNSCPPGAGNKDRNLCEKTYTIKELLTRPPVASTTFPVSYRNKHCAKCNGENATTNWILDIDCLVFADFNFLSTYEEIIDLARKRQCRMRYSPMHSSARPCNLTINDNDLIIRSCNVTGSWEMFDHTIELACESTYHLQFREYKNVFCYMCNPHSHMSDDVIDQCNTTGMWYPYDAGLKRACMYHSTSQNTRPFKNIFCYLCNRIANDNETFYDVTTNISDIILKSDRHNVYDYVIRTGQLRPEHIRYTFIELQNNMVQNNSDWHFYPHGYSETDLVIKKKDVQLNVTNLVYKQFAVRPFDQFCDKTIIPLQYVLVYFRTCTCRPTCLFQFDGICCLDFALTYPVSCMDNYVPQAANSKKQFLVTDGCWQNRGHPTIRNRCVSDNQTDLISFLPLIKRFDNTYYKNFDCYLCNANVDEIYPTYRIENIVTSDFYLLSDIHIICDSVLDYIHLVSFMDVINLSKNINCSVRFDLHNPYNPDVKCSTSSKSDAIDKCNVTGNWPVYDPDVIWACEEASSNSLPGYKKFKNFYCYLCNPENSVTGVISSCNETGQWQKYNINHEKACHLFPRIYSYPHYKNLFCELCNSATIPNITGNVMDDVSDTDNKGPTLPLPPFDVTFRSIFSVAEYDDTVPEVEGERCRKDQIYDYWQVGFFKTDFE, from the coding sequence ATGGCACGTGGTGACTGTTGCCCGGATGTATACTTTGCTCTACCCCCAATGGCTTGTGTTAATACCACACTCCTAATAACAACTAGTCCGACATTCAACCTTGAACCAAAGCCTCCATCATATGAAGTTGTGAACTCGTGCCCACCCGGAGCCGGAAACAAAGACCGAAATCTATGTGAGAAAACATACACAATAAAGGAACTTCTTACTCGTCCACCAGTTGCTTCAACAACATTCCCAGTCAGTTATAGAAACAAGCATTGCGCCAAATGCAACGGTGAAAATGCCACCACAAACTGGATTCTCGATATCGATTGTCTTGTGTTTGCTGACTTCAATTTTTTGTCGACATATGAGGAAATAATTGATCTAGCTCGAAAACGACAATGTCGAATGAGATATTCCCCCATGCATAGTTCGGCCCGGCCATGTAACCTTACCATAAACGACAATGATTTGATCATTCGTTCTTGTAACGTTACCGGATCTTGGGAAATGTTCGACCACACGATAGAATTGGCATGCGAGTCCACCTATCACTTACAGTTCCGTGAATACAAAAACGTGTTTTGTTACATGTGCAATCCACATAGTCAtatgtctgatgacgtcatcgaCCAATGCAATACGACCGGCATGTGGTATCCCTATGATGCAGGTTTAAAACGCGCTTGTATGTACCATTCGACTTCACAAAATACTCGTCCATTCAAAAACATATTCTGTTATCTTTGTAACCGGATAGCCAATGACAATGAGACGTTTTATGACGTCACCACCAACATATCAGACATCATATTAAAGTCTGACAGACATAATGTATACGATTACGTGATACGAACGGGACAACTTCGACCAGAACACATTCGTTATACCTTCATAGAGCTCCAAAATAATATGGTTCAAAATAATTCCGACTGGCATTTTTATCCTCATGGTTACAGCGAAACTGATCTAGTCATAAAGAAGAAAGACGTCCAGTTGAACGTGACCAACCTGGTATACAAACAGTTTGCAGTTCGTCCGTTCGATCAGTTTTGTGATAAGACTATAATCCCTCTTCAGTATGTTTTGGTATATTTTCGTACATGTACGTGCCGACCGACCTGCCTGTTTCAGTTTGATGGGATTTGCTGTCTTGACTTCGCCTTGACATACCCGGTGTCTTGTATGGATAATTATGTTCCACAAGCAGCAAATTCTAAGAAACAGTTTCTAGTAACGGATGGGTGCTGGCAAAACAGAGGACATCCTACCATCAGAAATCGTTGCGTTTCGGATAATCAGACCGACCTGATATCATTTCTTCCTTTGATTAAAAGGTTCGACAATACATATTACAAGAACTTTGATTGCTATCTCTGTAATGCAAATGTCGACGAAATATATCCCACATATAGAATTGAAAACATAGTAACGAGTGATTTCTATCTTTTATCTGACATTCATATCATATGTGATTCTGTTTTAGATTATATTCACCTTGTTTCGTTCATGGATGTGATCAATCTGTCAAAAAACATTAATTGTTCCGTCAGATTTGATTTGCACAATCCATATAATCCCGATGTGAAATGCTCTACTAGTTCAAAATCAGATGCGATCGATAAATGCAACGTCACGGGAAACTGGCCAGTATACGACCCGGATGTTATTTGGGCATGTGAAGAAGCTTCCTCCAATAGCTTACCTGgatataaaaaatttaaaaacttttattGCTACCTGTGCAATCCGGAAAACTCCGTCACAGGTGTCATTTCATCCTGCAACGAGACTGGCCAATGGCAGAAATACAATATTAACCACGAGAAAGCTTGTCATCTTTTCCCTCGTATATACAGCTACCCACATTACAAAAACTTATTTTGTGAACTTTGTAATTCGGCTACGATCCCTAATATAACAGGAAACGTTATGGACGACGTAAGTGATACGGACAATAAGGGACCCACACTTCCGTTACCTCCTTTTGATGTAACCTTCCGGTCTATATTTTCAGTGGCTGAATATGATGATACGGTGCCGGAAGTGGAAGGAGAAAGGTGTCGCAAAGACCAAATTTACGACTATTGGCAGGTAGGATTttttaaaacagattttgaataa